From Hoplias malabaricus isolate fHopMal1 chromosome 11, fHopMal1.hap1, whole genome shotgun sequence, a single genomic window includes:
- the ccpg1 gene encoding cell cycle progression protein 1 isoform X1, whose product MSETSSDTESSCGWTVISNEGSDIETLGAENGADYDPEEVDRAPAPDQISSPQVDNPGACGDTSMDTTLKEETLVETESCQQAVEGIGLEEHVTPCSSSDHSDIITLGDAREAELGPWEEPIPKDSKETSNEELYLGTSSSSQYTFSAPETIFPAEHPSVRRASSSSTEDECEDEEGVKKASPVVRRRRLRRSTTGSESEEQQEREEGGDEAEQEAEEFGETRVFAPQHRQVSGTLNKCILLALIIAISMGFGHFYGTVQIQERHRMVEKTRVNEPSETRELHQCHREKETNSKDVVESLRKVPENKRDMVMSLTDLMDKITKENQHLRDKEAELQKEDLFEQFQQAKSEMESHQKHLTSENRALKNTLEREEASLSTLQDELRHLRAQIRELEEKGAGADSILSENQRLKDYLLEEKQKVRSFLNQKEALMAEAQVLRKELDKERKVTERLRDELEELSQKESGPERDPETQELQTRLQELEKKLSFEQQRSDLWERLYVETKDERSKGDRQFKPRKPKEGMLGKVKETFDAVKNSTKEFVHHHKEQIKKAKEAVKENLKKFSDSVKSTFRHLKDSASNMFDTQRRSQERRYHERKDARTEQQEFKLEEDDKHTEENHWEHHRPLHQPPRKFTMDSSFQTDRNTRKPGAQKDEVNMGQRAVPKGCTGVFDCAYQESMSLFNKAMEPIRADEFNQLLQSYLQQEVGHFHHWTELESFINNFFHNGLFIHDQMLFTDFVSGVEDYLEDMHEYQEMDDDVFEDLDDYIYRHFFGDTYTKRYGPSRPLDGLGSKVRSEQEVKRQRKHQRPAPPRDRKWTRSGRSSNRHFTEVKIELGPMPFDPKY is encoded by the exons ATGTCAGAAACCTCGAGTGATACAGAGTCCTCATGTGGATGGACCGTCATCAGCAATGAG GGCTCAGACATTGAGACGCTGGGAGCTGAGAACGGAGCAGATTATGATCCGGAGGAGGTGGACAGAGCTCCAGCTCCAGATCAGATCAGTTCTCCTCAAG TTGATAACCCAGGGGCATGTGGAGACACCTCTATGGACACTACCCTTAAAGAGGAGACTTTGGTAGAAACTGAATCATGCCAGCAG GCAGTGGAGGGGATAGGACTAGAAGAGCATGTCACACCCTGCTCCTCCAGCGATCACTCTGACATCATCACCCTTGGAGATGCTAGGGAAGCAGAGCTTGGCCCATGGGAGGAGCCCATCCCTAAGGACAGCAAAGAGACAAGCAATGAAGAACTTTACCTGGGAACATCATCTAGCAGTCAGTACACTTTCAGTGCCCCAGAAACCA tctTTCCAGCAGAGCATCCCAGTGTGCGCAGAGCCTCCAGCAGCAGCACTGAGGATGAATGTGAGGATGAAGAAGGTGTGAAAAAGGCCAGTCCAGTGGTGAGAAGGCGAAGGTTGAGGAGGAGCACCACCGGATCTGAGTCTGAGgagcagcaggagagagaggag GGAGGTGATGAAGCTGAACAGGAAGCAGAGGAGTTCGGGGAGACTCGTGTTTTTGCTCCTCAGCACAGGCAGGTCAGTGGGACACTCAACAAGTGCATCCTGCTCGCCCTCATTATCGCCATCAGCATGGGCTTTGGACACTTCTATG GAACAGTGCAGATACAGGAGAGACATCGGATGGTGGAGAAAACCCGTGTAAATGAACCGAGTGAGACTCGAGAACTCCATCAGTgtcacagagaaaaagaaaccaACAGCAAG GATGTGGTTGAAAGTCTGAGGAAAGTCCCTGAGAACAAGCGAGACATGGTGATGTCCCTGACAGACCTAATGGATAAGATTACCAAAGAGAACCAGCATCTCAGAGACAAAGAGGCTGAGCTACAG AAAGAAGACTTGTTTGAACAGTTTCAGCAGGCCAAGAGTGAGATGGAGTCTCACCAGAAGCATCTCACTTCAGAGAACCGAGCTCTGAAGAACACCCTGGAGCGAGAGGAGGcatctctgtccactctgcagGATGAGTTACGGCATCTCAGAGCACAGATCCGAGAGCTTGAGGAAAAGGGAGCTGGAGCAGACTCCATTCTGTCTGAGAATCAGAGACTGAAAGACTACTTGCTAGAGGAGAAGCAGAAGGTTCGTAGCTTCCTCAACCAGAAAGAGGCACTGATGGCAGAGGCGCAGGTTCTGCGTAAGGAGTTGGACAAGGAGAGAAAAGTGACTGAGAGACTTAGGGACGAGCTGGAAGAATTGAGTCAGAAAGAATCTGGACCAGAACGGGATCCTGAAACTCAAGAACTTCAGACACGACTTCAGGAGCTGGAGAAAAAGTTGAGCTTCGAACAGCAGCGTTCAGATCTGTGGGAACGACTCTATGTGGAAACAAAAGATGAGAGATCCAAAGGCGATAGGCAGTTTAAACCTAGGAAACCCAAAGAAGGAATGCTGGGGAAGGTGAAGGAGACTTTTGATGCGGTGAAGAATTCCACCAAAGAGTTTGTGCACCACCACAAGGAGCAGATCAAAAAAGCCAAGGAAGCAGTCAAGGAGAACCTTAAGAAGTTTTCTGATTCTGTCAAGTCCACGTTCAGGCACCTGAAAGATTCGGCATCTAACATGTTTGACACGCAGCGACGATCACAGGAGAGGAGGTATCATGAGAGGAAGGATGCAAGAACTGAACAGCAGGAATTTAAGCTTGAGGAAGATGATAAACACACAGAAGAAAACCACTGGGAACACCACAGACCCCTGCACCAGCCCCCTCGCAAATTCACAATGGACTCCTCCTTCCAAACTGATCGAAACACACGGAAACCTGGCGCCCAGAAGGACGAAGTCAACATGGGACAGAGAGCTGTGCCCAAAGGATGCACTGGCGTTTTCGACTGCGCATACCAAGAGTCCATGAGCCTCTTCAACAAGGCCATGGAGCCAATAAGAGCGGACGAGTTCAACCAGCTCCTCCAGAGCTACCTCCAGCAGGAAGTGGGTCACTTCCACCACTGGACAGAACTGGAGAGCTTCATCAATAATTTCTTCCACAATGGGCTCTTTATTCATGACCAAATGCTGTTCACTGACTTTGTCAGCGGTGTGGAAGACTACCTGGAGGATATGCATGAGTACCAGGAAATGGATGATGATGTTTTTGAGGATCTGGATGATTACATATACAGGCACTTCTTTGGAGATACATACACAAAACGGTATGGACCAAG TCGACCCTTGGATGGGCTGGGGTCAAAGGTGAGATCGGAGCAGGAGGTCAAGCGGCAGCGAAAGCACCAGCGACCCGCTCCTCCAAGGGACAGGAAGTGGACTCGATCGGGACGCAGCTCCAACAGACACTTCACTGAAGTCAAAATAGAGCTGGGGCCCATGCCTTTTGACCCAAAATACTAG
- the ccpg1 gene encoding cell cycle progression protein 1 isoform X2: MSETSSDTESSCGWTVISNEGSDIETLGAENGADYDPEEVDRAPAPDQISSPQVDNPGACGDTSMDTTLKEETLVETESCQQAVEGIGLEEHVTPCSSSDHSDIITLGDAREAELGPWEEPIPKDSKETSNEELYLGTSSSSQYTFSAPETIFPAEHPSVRRASSSSTEDECEDEEGVKKASPVVRRRRLRRSTTGSESEEQQEREEGGDEAEQEAEEFGETRVFAPQHRQVSGTLNKCILLALIIAISMGFGHFYGTVQIQERHRMVEKTRVNEPSETRELHQCHREKETNSKKEDLFEQFQQAKSEMESHQKHLTSENRALKNTLEREEASLSTLQDELRHLRAQIRELEEKGAGADSILSENQRLKDYLLEEKQKVRSFLNQKEALMAEAQVLRKELDKERKVTERLRDELEELSQKESGPERDPETQELQTRLQELEKKLSFEQQRSDLWERLYVETKDERSKGDRQFKPRKPKEGMLGKVKETFDAVKNSTKEFVHHHKEQIKKAKEAVKENLKKFSDSVKSTFRHLKDSASNMFDTQRRSQERRYHERKDARTEQQEFKLEEDDKHTEENHWEHHRPLHQPPRKFTMDSSFQTDRNTRKPGAQKDEVNMGQRAVPKGCTGVFDCAYQESMSLFNKAMEPIRADEFNQLLQSYLQQEVGHFHHWTELESFINNFFHNGLFIHDQMLFTDFVSGVEDYLEDMHEYQEMDDDVFEDLDDYIYRHFFGDTYTKRYGPSRPLDGLGSKVRSEQEVKRQRKHQRPAPPRDRKWTRSGRSSNRHFTEVKIELGPMPFDPKY; this comes from the exons ATGTCAGAAACCTCGAGTGATACAGAGTCCTCATGTGGATGGACCGTCATCAGCAATGAG GGCTCAGACATTGAGACGCTGGGAGCTGAGAACGGAGCAGATTATGATCCGGAGGAGGTGGACAGAGCTCCAGCTCCAGATCAGATCAGTTCTCCTCAAG TTGATAACCCAGGGGCATGTGGAGACACCTCTATGGACACTACCCTTAAAGAGGAGACTTTGGTAGAAACTGAATCATGCCAGCAG GCAGTGGAGGGGATAGGACTAGAAGAGCATGTCACACCCTGCTCCTCCAGCGATCACTCTGACATCATCACCCTTGGAGATGCTAGGGAAGCAGAGCTTGGCCCATGGGAGGAGCCCATCCCTAAGGACAGCAAAGAGACAAGCAATGAAGAACTTTACCTGGGAACATCATCTAGCAGTCAGTACACTTTCAGTGCCCCAGAAACCA tctTTCCAGCAGAGCATCCCAGTGTGCGCAGAGCCTCCAGCAGCAGCACTGAGGATGAATGTGAGGATGAAGAAGGTGTGAAAAAGGCCAGTCCAGTGGTGAGAAGGCGAAGGTTGAGGAGGAGCACCACCGGATCTGAGTCTGAGgagcagcaggagagagaggag GGAGGTGATGAAGCTGAACAGGAAGCAGAGGAGTTCGGGGAGACTCGTGTTTTTGCTCCTCAGCACAGGCAGGTCAGTGGGACACTCAACAAGTGCATCCTGCTCGCCCTCATTATCGCCATCAGCATGGGCTTTGGACACTTCTATG GAACAGTGCAGATACAGGAGAGACATCGGATGGTGGAGAAAACCCGTGTAAATGAACCGAGTGAGACTCGAGAACTCCATCAGTgtcacagagaaaaagaaaccaACAGCAAG AAAGAAGACTTGTTTGAACAGTTTCAGCAGGCCAAGAGTGAGATGGAGTCTCACCAGAAGCATCTCACTTCAGAGAACCGAGCTCTGAAGAACACCCTGGAGCGAGAGGAGGcatctctgtccactctgcagGATGAGTTACGGCATCTCAGAGCACAGATCCGAGAGCTTGAGGAAAAGGGAGCTGGAGCAGACTCCATTCTGTCTGAGAATCAGAGACTGAAAGACTACTTGCTAGAGGAGAAGCAGAAGGTTCGTAGCTTCCTCAACCAGAAAGAGGCACTGATGGCAGAGGCGCAGGTTCTGCGTAAGGAGTTGGACAAGGAGAGAAAAGTGACTGAGAGACTTAGGGACGAGCTGGAAGAATTGAGTCAGAAAGAATCTGGACCAGAACGGGATCCTGAAACTCAAGAACTTCAGACACGACTTCAGGAGCTGGAGAAAAAGTTGAGCTTCGAACAGCAGCGTTCAGATCTGTGGGAACGACTCTATGTGGAAACAAAAGATGAGAGATCCAAAGGCGATAGGCAGTTTAAACCTAGGAAACCCAAAGAAGGAATGCTGGGGAAGGTGAAGGAGACTTTTGATGCGGTGAAGAATTCCACCAAAGAGTTTGTGCACCACCACAAGGAGCAGATCAAAAAAGCCAAGGAAGCAGTCAAGGAGAACCTTAAGAAGTTTTCTGATTCTGTCAAGTCCACGTTCAGGCACCTGAAAGATTCGGCATCTAACATGTTTGACACGCAGCGACGATCACAGGAGAGGAGGTATCATGAGAGGAAGGATGCAAGAACTGAACAGCAGGAATTTAAGCTTGAGGAAGATGATAAACACACAGAAGAAAACCACTGGGAACACCACAGACCCCTGCACCAGCCCCCTCGCAAATTCACAATGGACTCCTCCTTCCAAACTGATCGAAACACACGGAAACCTGGCGCCCAGAAGGACGAAGTCAACATGGGACAGAGAGCTGTGCCCAAAGGATGCACTGGCGTTTTCGACTGCGCATACCAAGAGTCCATGAGCCTCTTCAACAAGGCCATGGAGCCAATAAGAGCGGACGAGTTCAACCAGCTCCTCCAGAGCTACCTCCAGCAGGAAGTGGGTCACTTCCACCACTGGACAGAACTGGAGAGCTTCATCAATAATTTCTTCCACAATGGGCTCTTTATTCATGACCAAATGCTGTTCACTGACTTTGTCAGCGGTGTGGAAGACTACCTGGAGGATATGCATGAGTACCAGGAAATGGATGATGATGTTTTTGAGGATCTGGATGATTACATATACAGGCACTTCTTTGGAGATACATACACAAAACGGTATGGACCAAG TCGACCCTTGGATGGGCTGGGGTCAAAGGTGAGATCGGAGCAGGAGGTCAAGCGGCAGCGAAAGCACCAGCGACCCGCTCCTCCAAGGGACAGGAAGTGGACTCGATCGGGACGCAGCTCCAACAGACACTTCACTGAAGTCAAAATAGAGCTGGGGCCCATGCCTTTTGACCCAAAATACTAG
- the ccpg1 gene encoding cell cycle progression protein 1 isoform X3, giving the protein MSETSSDTESSCGWTVISNEGSDIETLGAENGADYDPEEVDRAPAPDQISSPQVDNPGACGDTSMDTTLKEETLVETESCQQAVEGIGLEEHVTPCSSSDHSDIITLGDAREAELGPWEEPIPKDSKETSNEELYLGTSSSSQYTFSAPETIFPAEHPSVRRASSSSTEDECEDEEGVKKASPVVRRRRLRRSTTGSESEEQQEREEGGDEAEQEAEEFGETRVFAPQHRQVSGTLNKCILLALIIAISMGFGHFYGTVQIQERHRMVEKTRVNEPSETRELHQCHREKETNSKDVVESLRKVPENKRDMVMSLTDLMDKITKENQHLRDKEAELQKEDLFEQFQQAKSEMESHQKHLTSENRALKNTLEREEASLSTLQDELRHLRAQIRELEEKGAGADSILSENQRLKDYLLEEKQKVRSFLNQKEALMAEAQVLRKELDKERKVTERLRDELEELSQKESGPERDPETQELQTRLQELEKKLSFEQQRSDLWERLYVETKDERSKGDRQFKPRKPKEGMLGKVKETFDAVKNSTKEFVHHHKEQIKKAKEAVKENLKKFSDSVKSTFRHLKDSASNMFDTQRRSQERRYHERKDARTEQQEFKLEEDDKHTEENHWEHHRPLHQPPRKFTMDSSFQTDRNTRKPGAQKDEVNMGQRAVPKGCTGVFDCAYQESMSLFNKAMEPIRADEFNQLLQSYLQQEVGHFHHWTELESFINNFFHNGLFIHDQMLFTDFVSGVEDYLEDMHEYQEMDDDVFEDLDDYIYRHFFGDTYTKRYGPRSETQ; this is encoded by the exons ATGTCAGAAACCTCGAGTGATACAGAGTCCTCATGTGGATGGACCGTCATCAGCAATGAG GGCTCAGACATTGAGACGCTGGGAGCTGAGAACGGAGCAGATTATGATCCGGAGGAGGTGGACAGAGCTCCAGCTCCAGATCAGATCAGTTCTCCTCAAG TTGATAACCCAGGGGCATGTGGAGACACCTCTATGGACACTACCCTTAAAGAGGAGACTTTGGTAGAAACTGAATCATGCCAGCAG GCAGTGGAGGGGATAGGACTAGAAGAGCATGTCACACCCTGCTCCTCCAGCGATCACTCTGACATCATCACCCTTGGAGATGCTAGGGAAGCAGAGCTTGGCCCATGGGAGGAGCCCATCCCTAAGGACAGCAAAGAGACAAGCAATGAAGAACTTTACCTGGGAACATCATCTAGCAGTCAGTACACTTTCAGTGCCCCAGAAACCA tctTTCCAGCAGAGCATCCCAGTGTGCGCAGAGCCTCCAGCAGCAGCACTGAGGATGAATGTGAGGATGAAGAAGGTGTGAAAAAGGCCAGTCCAGTGGTGAGAAGGCGAAGGTTGAGGAGGAGCACCACCGGATCTGAGTCTGAGgagcagcaggagagagaggag GGAGGTGATGAAGCTGAACAGGAAGCAGAGGAGTTCGGGGAGACTCGTGTTTTTGCTCCTCAGCACAGGCAGGTCAGTGGGACACTCAACAAGTGCATCCTGCTCGCCCTCATTATCGCCATCAGCATGGGCTTTGGACACTTCTATG GAACAGTGCAGATACAGGAGAGACATCGGATGGTGGAGAAAACCCGTGTAAATGAACCGAGTGAGACTCGAGAACTCCATCAGTgtcacagagaaaaagaaaccaACAGCAAG GATGTGGTTGAAAGTCTGAGGAAAGTCCCTGAGAACAAGCGAGACATGGTGATGTCCCTGACAGACCTAATGGATAAGATTACCAAAGAGAACCAGCATCTCAGAGACAAAGAGGCTGAGCTACAG AAAGAAGACTTGTTTGAACAGTTTCAGCAGGCCAAGAGTGAGATGGAGTCTCACCAGAAGCATCTCACTTCAGAGAACCGAGCTCTGAAGAACACCCTGGAGCGAGAGGAGGcatctctgtccactctgcagGATGAGTTACGGCATCTCAGAGCACAGATCCGAGAGCTTGAGGAAAAGGGAGCTGGAGCAGACTCCATTCTGTCTGAGAATCAGAGACTGAAAGACTACTTGCTAGAGGAGAAGCAGAAGGTTCGTAGCTTCCTCAACCAGAAAGAGGCACTGATGGCAGAGGCGCAGGTTCTGCGTAAGGAGTTGGACAAGGAGAGAAAAGTGACTGAGAGACTTAGGGACGAGCTGGAAGAATTGAGTCAGAAAGAATCTGGACCAGAACGGGATCCTGAAACTCAAGAACTTCAGACACGACTTCAGGAGCTGGAGAAAAAGTTGAGCTTCGAACAGCAGCGTTCAGATCTGTGGGAACGACTCTATGTGGAAACAAAAGATGAGAGATCCAAAGGCGATAGGCAGTTTAAACCTAGGAAACCCAAAGAAGGAATGCTGGGGAAGGTGAAGGAGACTTTTGATGCGGTGAAGAATTCCACCAAAGAGTTTGTGCACCACCACAAGGAGCAGATCAAAAAAGCCAAGGAAGCAGTCAAGGAGAACCTTAAGAAGTTTTCTGATTCTGTCAAGTCCACGTTCAGGCACCTGAAAGATTCGGCATCTAACATGTTTGACACGCAGCGACGATCACAGGAGAGGAGGTATCATGAGAGGAAGGATGCAAGAACTGAACAGCAGGAATTTAAGCTTGAGGAAGATGATAAACACACAGAAGAAAACCACTGGGAACACCACAGACCCCTGCACCAGCCCCCTCGCAAATTCACAATGGACTCCTCCTTCCAAACTGATCGAAACACACGGAAACCTGGCGCCCAGAAGGACGAAGTCAACATGGGACAGAGAGCTGTGCCCAAAGGATGCACTGGCGTTTTCGACTGCGCATACCAAGAGTCCATGAGCCTCTTCAACAAGGCCATGGAGCCAATAAGAGCGGACGAGTTCAACCAGCTCCTCCAGAGCTACCTCCAGCAGGAAGTGGGTCACTTCCACCACTGGACAGAACTGGAGAGCTTCATCAATAATTTCTTCCACAATGGGCTCTTTATTCATGACCAAATGCTGTTCACTGACTTTGTCAGCGGTGTGGAAGACTACCTGGAGGATATGCATGAGTACCAGGAAATGGATGATGATGTTTTTGAGGATCTGGATGATTACATATACAGGCACTTCTTTGGAGATACATACACAAAACGGTATGGACCAAG GTCTGAGACACAGTAG
- the pigb gene encoding GPI mannosyltransferase 3 has product MDRIRARVPFRVSGSDTVKLRARKSKLYNNSHQDQPGHGFFGVNVLVLSVIFRLVNCFLVQTSFVPDEYWQSLEISHRMVFKYGYETWEWKEGIRGYSYPLIFALIYKILDLLNYDSVRLLILLPRVLQSLLAAFADAKLYDFVWKLENPEVAKWTYFCQLCSWFTWYCCTRTITNSMETTLTILALCYYPLDGTRLHNSWKYLLLVSLAVVVRPTALIVWFPLLLHHLWHEENKLKLITQQGLPVAALTLLFSTLIDCIFYGKWIFVQWNFLKFNVLHNVGEFYGTHPWHWYLTQGFVVIIGPHLPLFLHGCSLSSKRNRILLFSTVWTLLVYSFLAHKEFRFIYPVLPFCMIFCGLSLVKLHSWRKSAAAALVVLNLIPALYTGLVHQRGVLDVMGHLQHLCDTTELQSSPAPDVLFLMPCHSTPLYSHLHCPIKLRFLECPPDLTESEDYIEEAALFYSDPLHWLRTAFPNKSTLPSHVVIFDLLEKDISAFLDGNMFVKQAEFFHTHVPEGRVGRKILIYRH; this is encoded by the exons ATGGACAGGATCCGAGCTCGAGTTCCGTTCCGTGTCTCCGGTTCTGACACCGTGAAACTGCGCGCAAGGAAATCTAAACTTTACAACAACAGCCACCAGGACCAGCCAGGGCACG GTTTCTTTGGGGTCAATGTGTTGGTTTTGTCTGTGATTTTTCGGCTTGTGAACTGCTTCCTGGTCCAGACCAGTTTTGTTCCGGATGAATACTGGCAGTCGCTTGAAATCTCTCATCGGATGGTCTTCAA GTATGGCTATGAGACTTGGGAATGGAAAGAGGGAATTCGAGGTTATTCCTACCCGCTCATCTTCGCTCTTATATATAAGATACTAGATCTGCTTAATTATGATAGTGTTCGGCTACTG ATTCTTCTACCTCGTGTTCTGCAGTCACTTCTTGCAGCATTTGCAGATGCCAAACTTTACGACTTCGTATGGAAGCTGGAGAATCCAGAAGTGGCCAAATGGACA tATTTCTGCCAGCTTTGCTCTTGGTTTACCTGGTACTGCTGCACCCGGACCATCACTAACAGTATGGAGACCACCCTCACCATTCTGGCTCTTTGTTATTATCCTCTAGATGGCACCAGGTTGCACAATAG CTGGAAGTACCTGCTGCTGGTGTCGCTGGCTGTTGTCGTCCGTCCCACAGCTTTAATCGTTTGGTTTCCTCTGTTGCTTCACCACTTGTGGCATGAGGAGAACAAGCTGAAGCTCATCACTCAGCAGGGCCTTCCTGTTGC AGCTCTGACGCTGCTGTTTTCTACACTGATTGACTGTATATTCTATGGCAAG TGGATATTTGTCCAGTGGAATTTCTTGAAGTTTAATGTGCTGCACAACGTGGGCGAGTTTTATGGGACTCACCCGTGGCACTGGTACCTCACTCAGGGCTTTGTGGTCATTATTGGCCCTCACCTGCCTTTGTTCCTTCATGGTTGCTCTCTGAGCTCTAAGAGAAATAGAATTCTGCTCTTCAGCACTGTCTGGACTCTACTAGTTTACAG cTTTTTAGCACACAAGGAGTTCCGATTCATATATCCTGTGCTTCCATTTTGTATGATATTTTGTG GTCTATCTCTGGTAAAGCTGCACAGCTGGAGGAAGTCTGCTGCAGCTGCTCTGGTGGTTCTGAACCTAATTCCTGCTTTATACACTGGCTTAGTCCATCAGCGCGGTGTTCTGGATGTAATGGGTCATCTGCAGCACCTGTGTGATACCACTGAGCTCCAGAGCTCACCTGCCCCAGATGTCCTGTTCCTCATGCCCTGTCACTCCACTCCACTGTACAG tcacctccactgtccaatCAAACTGCGCTTCCTGGAATGTCCACCAGatctcacagaaagtgaggattATATAGAGGAAGCAGCCCTGTTCTACTCTGATCCACTCCACTGGCTCAGAACAGCGTTCCCCAACAAATCCACACTGCCTTCACATGTGGTCATTTTCGATCTACTGGAGAAG GATATTTCTGCCTTCCTGGATGGGAACATGTTTGTGAAGCAAGCTGAATTTTTCCACACTCATGTCCCTGAAGGACGAGTGGGGAGGAAGATCCTGATTTACAGACACTAA
- the LOC136709556 gene encoding protein PIGBOS1: MLPRRIPFNQIAFATLLGVAGGVYIYKPMFELPRQPESVKKTQAVQTNSENKGQDRNKQEDMANPATNATNSPATQESAAEK, from the coding sequence ATGCTTCCAAGGCGGATCCCGTTCAATCAGATAGCTTTTGCCACATTGCTGGGAGTGGCTGGAGGTGTCTATATATACAAACCCATGTTTGAGTTGCCCAGACAGCCCGAAAGTGTTAAGAAAACTCAGGCAGTCCAAAcaaattcagaaaataaagggcaggacagaaacaaacaagaaGACATGGCCAACCCAGCGACTAATGCAACAAATTCACCAGCAACACAAGAGTCAGCTGCAGAAAAATGA